In Thermococcus gorgonarius, the genomic window GCGGTCAATTCTACCAAGAGTTGATTCGAGAACCTCAGCTGTATCAAGAAGGATGTCCCTACTCTTCACGTCAACACCTCCAAAATTTGAAAAGAAAAGAGGCTTAAGACCTTTGTGCCTTCTCTGCCTTAAGCAGCCTGCTTATGCTCCAGTACATCATGGCAAAGATAACAAGCCATGCACCCACCATGTAGATTACCCAGCTTTCCATCGTCACCACCTCAGACCTTTACGATGACCTCGTTCTTTTCTAGCTCCTCTGCATACTTTCTCTTGATGGAGTAGTAGCTCTCAATGAATCCGATGATCCACATGACGATTATTGCCGTCCACGGTGCGATGCCGATCCTTCCGCTTATGAAGCTCTTGAATGTTCCGACCAGTGGGAGCAACAGGAGTATCGGTGCTATGTAGAGGATTATTGGTTTGTACCAGCCGGGAACTTCCATCCATGCACCCTCGTGGAGCTCCTTCCAGAAGTTGTCGGGCTTGAAGAGGTACACTGCAACGATGATGTCAAACAGCGCCAGCAGTGTCAGCTGGAAGCTGACCCACGCGTCAACCTGGTCCATGTAACCGCTGATGTAAACGACCGGCAGTCCCATTATGAAGTATATGAGGAACACTATCCAGGTGCCTATGCTCCTCTTGATGTTGAGGTCTTCCTCAAGCAGAGCCACAAGGTAGTTGTACATTGCTATTGCCGAGGTGAACCCTGCGAACCAGAGGAGCAGGAACCACATCGCACCGAAGAGCTTTCCAGCATCCCCCATGCTGACGAAGACGTTTGGCAGGCTGGTGTATGAGAAGCCAAGACCGAATTTTTGGCCAATCCAAGCGAGTGCCTCACTCTTACCCTTGGCCAAGACATCCGCTGGAACGATCTTGGGAGCGTAAGCGGTAGCGAGCGGTATGGCTATTGAACCACCGAGGACTACTTCAGCGAACTCGTTGAGCGAAACCGTCGCGAGACCGCTGAGGGCAACGTCATCCTTGGGACCGAGATAGCTCGCATAGTTCTGGATGATACCCATACCGAGCGAGAGTGTGAAGAATATTTGTCCGGTCGCAGCGAGCATGACGTCCCAAAGGTGGTCTCCAAGGTAACTCCAGTTCGGGCTCCAGATGAATTTGAATCCATCAATGGTGCTCCAGTTGGGGTCTATTGGTGAACCAAGGACGAAGATGTAGCCGACCATTATAATTGCGAAGATATAGAGCAGTGGCATCATTACCTTGACCCATCTCTCTATTCCCTTGCTGACACCCTGGCCGACTGCTATGGAGAGCAGTATGACTGTGATTCCCCAGAACAGAAAGACCTCGCCGTGGTTGCTGAGGTAGTTGCTGAAGAAGTCTCCCGTGTTCTGGCCGAAGTAGGCGCCGGTTATGCTGAACCAGGAGTAAGCCGCTGACCAGCCTATGAGGTGCAGGTAGTAGCTATTGAGCAACACCGTCAGACTGAAGGCCAGCATACCGCTGATGACACCCAACCAGAGCGCGCTCCTCGGCTTGAGGCTTTCCCTGGCCATGAGGTAGTACGTTGGACCGAGGGTACCGTGACCATACTTGCCACCGTAGCGACCGGCGACCCACTCAATCCACATCACTGGAATACCGAGGAAGAACAGTGCTACGAAGTACGGCACCATGAAGGCGCCGCCACCGTTTTGGGCCACCTGCGTTGGGAACCTGACGAAGTTACCGAGACCAACGGCGTTACCTGCCATGGCCAAAATCAAACCAATCTTTGTTGCCCATTGATCCCTCTGCTCCACTTACATCACCCCCTTATTTTTGCCCCGGAAATACAAAGAGGGGCTAACAAGGACATACTGGCACATTAAAGTATTTCTTCTCTATTAAAAAGTCTTTCGGAAGCGGTCTATTGTTATTTGACGCAAATTCGAAAATTATACTCTTTTTTGAACTTTTTACAAAGATTTTGTTGGAATTGGAAGGACTCTCCATCAAGAGTCTTAGCCGGAGTTTTTACATAGACTACTGCTGGGGTAATACTTAGCTATTCTATGGACGAATCTGTCCAGCAAACCTTATTAATGTCTTCAAAAACCGAGTTTTGAAAAATCAAAATGACGTTTTGAAAGGGGGTGGGAACGTGAAGAAACTCGTTGGTTTTTTGGTTGTCTTGCTGTTGGTGATTTCAGCCGGGTGTATTGGTTCAGAAAAAGGTACCTCTACCAGTACCACAAGCTCGGGGAGCGAAAAAACTACCACTACCAGCAACAAGCCTGAAACCTTAGTAGTGTACTCCTATGATAGTTTTGAATACGTTGCTCAGGCAACGTTTCCAAAGTTCGAGGAGAAATACGGAGTTAAGGTAAAGCTCATCACCGTTGGCGACGCAGGACAGCTCTTGAACAGGCTGATCCTTGAAAAGGACAACCCCCAGGCGGACGTGGTTATAGGCATAGACAACAGCCTCGCCGCTAAGGCCATAAAAGCCGGAATTCTCGACCCCTACAAACCGAAGAACATAGACCTCGTTCCAGAATGGCTCATCGAGAAGCTCGACCCAACCTATCACTTGATTCCCTACGACTATGGTTACATAGCCATAAACTACAGGCTGGACAAGGTCAGCGAGCCGCCGAAGAGTCTTGAAGACCTCACCAAGCCCGAGTGGAAGGACAAACTCGTCATCGAGGATCCAAGAACGAGCTCACCGGGTGCAGCGTTTCTCCTGTGGACGATAGCCGTTTACGGTAACGATGGCTACCTCGACTACTGGGAGAAGCTCAAGGAGAACGGCGTTGTTATAACCGAAGGCTGGAGCGACGCATGGTACGGGAAGTTCATGAAGGAGGGCTACCCACTGGTTCTGAGCTACTCCACCTCACCGGCGGCCACGGTTTACTACGAAAACAACACCAACATCAGGGCGGTGGCCTTCAGGGAGGGCAACTACCTCCAGGTTGAGGGCGCGGGAATAGTCAAGGGCACCAAGAAGAAAGACCTTGCCCAGAAGTTCATAGAGTGGCTCCTAACCGAGGACTTCCAGAGCGAAGTACCAACTAACCAGTGGATGTATCCCGTTAATCCAAACGTCAAGCTCCCAGACGTCTATAAGTACGCCGTTCCGCTCGAGGAGATCAAGCCCGTCAGCCTTGATCCGGAGTATGTAAGGGAGAACTTCGACCGCTGGATAAGGGAGTGGGTGCAGCTCATGATCCAGGGCAAGAGCCCCGAGGAGATAAAGGCCTCAAGGGAGGGTTGAATAGGCTCTAACCTTTATCCCAACTTTTTTTGGAATTTTCTTCGGGCTAAAGGGCAGCTCGGGTATGGGGGTTTCGGTCGTTATTTCTTTTCCCTCAACCTCAAGGATCATCCGCACCCTGCCGGGTAGGATCTCGTATTCCAGAACCTCCGCATCGTTTCCTTCCGTTACGACAACGCTCTCGGGCCTGAAGAACACCTTAACTCTTCCGTCCCTGCCGACTTCAAAGCACAGCCCGCCGAGACATGCCCTTCCGTTTTTGCTTTCGAGTTCGAGGAGGTTGGCCTTCCCGAGGAACTTGGCCACGAACTCGCTCTTTGGATGATAGTAGAGCTCCAGCGGTTCCCCAAGCTGGAGGATTTTTCCGGCGTTCATCACAGCTATCCTGTCGCTTATTGCCATTGCCTCCTCTTGGTCGTGGGTGACGTACACAGTTGTGGTCCCGGTTTCTCTCTGGATCCTCCTTATCTCCCGTCTCAGCCGCTCTCTGATTTTGGCATCTAGGTTGCTGAGGGGTTCGTCGAGGAGAAGGACGAGGGGCTCTATAACGAGGGCCCTGGCCAAAGCCACGCGCTGCTGCTGTCCGCCGCTGAGCTGTTCCGGATAGCGCTTTTCCATTCCCTCCAGGCCAACCACCTCAAGAACCTCTCTCACCCTGCGCTCGATCTCATTCCTCGGCAGTTTCCTCAGCTTCAGCCCAAAGGCCACGTTGTCAAAAACAGTCATGTGAGGAAAGAGCGCGTAATCCTGGAAGACGAGGCCGATGTTCCTCTCGTAGGGTTCTTTCCCGGTAACGTCCTCCTCACCAAAGAAAACCCTGCCTTCGGCCTTCTCCAGGCCGGCTATTATCCTCAGCGTCGTGGTTTTCCCACAGCCGCTGGGTCCCAGAAGGGTAAGAAGCTCACCGTCCCTGACCTCAAGTTTGGGGATGCTCAGGGTGAACCCTTCCCTGACGAGTCTGATCCCGTCAAGCCTTACCTCTACCATACTTCCTCACCGGTCTTCTCGATTATCAGGAAACCAACAAGGCTAACGAGGATTAGAATCACGCCCATGGCTGATGCCGGGCCGAACTGTCTGGTTCCGAGGTACTTGTAGATGGCTATCGTGACGGTCGTGTATTCCGGCCGGTAGATCATGTAGGTTGCCCCGAGTTCTGCAACGCTCATGGCGAAGGCGAATATGGCCCCGACGAGAAGTCCGCCCATAGCTAGGGGAAGTTCCACCTTCAGAAATGCCGTTAGATCCCTTGCACCCAGGGTTAAGGCCGCCTCGCGGAGGTTCTGCTTTATCTTGCCCAGGGATGCCAGCAGGGCCCTGAGGACGAAGGGGTAGGCTATAACGGTGTGGGCGGAGGCTATGAGGTAGGGACTACCAAGCAGGAGGAGGGGCCCCCTGTGGAAGGCCTTTATGTAGCCCAGCCCTATGATTATCGCCGAAGATCCCAGGGGGAGCATAACGGCCGTGTCAAAGAGCCTCTTTCCAGGAAAGCTCCATCTCCGCAGGGCGTAGGCTATCGGGAGGGCTATGAGCAGGCTTAGAAAAACCGTTGAGAAACCGAAGAGGAAGGTGTAGCCTATCGCGTGCAGGCTGTCGGAGGCGAAGAGGGGGTTGTACTCAGCCTCAAAGAGGCGCCTGTACCAGAGGAGCGTCGGCCTTCCACCGTAGGTGAAGGACTCGTAGACGACCGCCAGGAGTGGAGCCACTATGAAGAGCGCAACCACAGCGGAGTAGAGGAGGATTAGAAGGCCTTTGACGCTGAGGATCTCCTTAGTGGTTAACCTCTCGGTTCTCCTGAAAACCCTCTGCTCTTCGGCCCGGGAGTAGAGCTCTAGGCTTTTGAGGTATGCGTACATGAAGGTAAAGCTCAGCGCCAGCTGGATGACGGCAAGGGCTGAGCCCCTCCTGAAGTCCAGAAGGGTCATGATCTCGGTGAATATGGCCACCTCAAGGGTGGCGTATTTGTAGCCGCCTATTATCAGCGGTATCGAAAAGCTGAGGAAGGAGAAGATGAAGGTGAGCATGGCCGAGGCCAGTATGCCCGGATATAGCATCGGAAGGGTCACCTTCCTGAAGAGCGTGAAGCCCCTCGCTCCAAGGCTCATGGCTGCTTCCTCGTAGTGGGGGTTTATCCTCTGCCAGAGGGCCGAGAGCATTCTGACGACGACGGGAAAGTTGTAGAATGCATGAGCCAGGATTATGCCCTTCCAGGAGTAGATTATTCCCAGATCTCTGCCTACCAGGTTTGTTATAACCCCGTTCCTTCCAAAGAGGATTATGAAGCCCATAGCGACCATTATGCTCGGCATGACGAAGGGAACCGTGAGCAGGGCCCTCAGGAAGCGCTTTCCCGGGAAGTCGTACCTGGCGAAGAGGTAAGCTCCGGGGAGACCGAGGGCGAGCGTTAAGATAGTTGAGGCTATCGCCTGTTCAAATGTGAAGAGGATGACCTTTCTGTAGTAGGAATCACCCAAGACCTCGCCGAGAGCAGCTGGGGACAGACCGTCCTTTAGAATGAGGAGTATCGGATAGTAGAAGAACAGCAGGAGAAAAACCAGCGAGGGGATGAGTATCAGAGGGCTGAGTCTCTTCCACTTCATCGGAATCCCTACCAATCTTGGCCTTAAAACGTTGTCCTTTAAAATGTTAGGCTGGCCGAAAAGGTTTTAAGTTCCGTCCCACAACTACCCATTGGTGGGTAAAAATGTATTACATCGGAAAAGCGAGGAGCCCCTACGGTCCACACAAGACCCACGAGGCCATCCTGGAAAAGCTCAGGGAGAAGGGCTTCGACGTTGAGTTCACCAAACACCACTGGGCCGGCGATCTGCCCTTTGGACTGGTCCTGGTTGAGGGAAAGAAGGGCCACGTGGCCGTCAGGTGGTCCCTCGGCAGGGAATTCACCCTTGAGCTGGAGGAAACCGACAAGGAAACGTTCGACGAGTTCATAGAGGACACTATAGAGTATACAAACGCGGACTCAGGATGAACGCTCCTGCTTAACCCTCTCGATGACGTCGAAGATGCTCCAGAGGTCTCTGATCACGTGTAGATGGGGGATTAAGGCCAGCATTTCCCTCTTTTTCTCCACGAACTTCGCCGTGAAGGGGAAGTAGTACCAGACGTATTCCGTGTTCTCGTCGCCGTGCCCGATGAAGCGCCAGGGTTTGTCGTCCACCCAGATGAAGATCTCGTCTCCATACTTCTCGCGGACGAGCTGAAATGCCTCGTCTATCGTTAAGTCCCTCCCGAAGACTATGACTTCGTCGAAGAGGTCGTAGATGCCCATCTCCTTCAGCCTTCTTACCTTCATGCCGTCTATGAAGTCTTCCGCCGAGAACGAGATAACGGTGTGCCCGGCTTCCTTGAGCTTCCTAAGCAGTTCGGGGGAGTCGTCTATCGGCTTCGTCAGCTTCACCCTCTCCTCGAACCAGGTCTCGAAAAACTTCGTCCTTAGGAAGAACGGCGGCTTCGACTTCTTCTTGTGCTTTCCAAAGGTCGGTCTCTCGAACTGGAGCTCTATCTTGGTGAGGAGCTTCGCCCATAGAGCCTTTCCCGGAAGCCAGCGGTAGCGTTTCTCCAGTGCTCTTCTGAAGGCCTCCTCGATGCACGAGTAAGTGTCAGCAAGGGTTCCGTCAAAGTCAAACGCTATTATCATTCAACCACCTCCAAGCGAGACGTAGAAGTGGCCCGCTCTCACGTGCTCAGAGATGAAGTCGTCGGACATTCCATAGGCCCAAATGACGCGGAAGCTCCCGTTTGTAGGGATTTTGAAGTCGTAGGGATCGCCTGTGTCAAGCTTCCTTGAGAACTCCACTACCGTGAAATCTCCATCTTCCCTGCCGCCGAAGGATACAATGCTGTAGTTTCCGCCGTAGAATTCATCGGGGTTGTGCGGGCCCGCAAAGCCGGTGGAATAATCATCACTGATCCCAACAGTCCCGTTGGGAAGGACGTAGGCTATAACTATGTCGGTCTTTTTCATCCCAGGGCCGCCTCCAAAGCCCACTGCGAGCCAGCCGTGCGTCATAGCCTTCATGCCCACGAAGAGGGTACCATTCTCAACGCGGAAGAAGGCCGAAAAATCGCCTTCCTTGGTGGTGAAGTTTACCTGATATTCACCCGGCGATATAACCCCGTCGGGCTTCCACTGAACCAGCTGGGTATTAGCATCTGACTTTTCGCCAGCATGGCTTACACACCCTGAAGATAAGGTTACAAGCGCGAGCGCTAAGACCACTGCAAGGAATTTGAGGCCTCTCATCATGGGCTTAGAATCGAGGCTGGGTTTTTTTAAAATTGCCTGACCAGCACAAAGCATATATTACAGGGACATCAAATTTCAACGAGCATTTTAAAGCTCAGAAGGTGATAGGTATGGGCAGACACTACATCCCGAACTCGGCCCACAAGGAGGAGATGCTGAAAGAAATCGGTTTTTCATCCATTGAGGACCTCTTCTCAGATGTTCCAAAGGGCATGGTCAAGGAGTTCGACCTGCCGGAGGGAAAGAGCGAATACGAGGTCTTCACTGAGATGAACGAAATTCTGGGCAAAAACAAGACCGTACTTGAGATGCCGAGCTTTTTAGGAGCGGGCACGTACTTCCACTACGTTCCCGCGCACGTCAAGTACATCATCGAGAGGAGCGAGTTTCTAACTGCTTACACCCCCTACCAGCCCGAGATAAGTCAGGGCATGCTCCAGGCCCTCTTCGAGTACCAGAGCATGATGGCCGAGCTCTACGGCCTTCCCATCGTGAACTCCTCTATGTACGACTGGGGAACGGCAATAGCGGAAGCAGCCCTGATGACGGTGAGGCTCCACAGAGGGAAGAAGAAGCGCTTCCTGATCCCTAAGGCCCTAAGCCCAGAAAAGAAAGCGGTGATTAGGACCTACACCCGCGGAGCGGACCTTGAGATAGTCGAGGTTCCCTGGGACGAAAAGGGTCAGCTCGACCTCGAAAAGCTCAAGGAGGAAGTTAAAGATTCCGCTGGAGTTTACGTCGAGATGAGCAACTTCTTTGGCCTTGTGGAGGAGAACGTTAGAGAAATCGGAGAAATAGCCCATGAAGCTGGGGCTTACTTCGTCGTTGGGGCAGACCCGACGATGCTGGGAGTCTTTGAAGCTCCGGGAGAGCTGGGCGCTGATATAGCCGTTGGGGAGGCATCTTACCTTGGAAGCCCGATGAACTTCGGCGGCCCGAGGGCGGGCGTCTTTGCGGTGAGGAACGACAGGTCACTCATCCGCCAGATGCCGGGCAGGATAATCGGCATGACCAAAGACGCGGACGGAAAGAGGGCATTCGTGATGACCCTCCAGACGAGGGAACAGCACATAAGGCGCGCAAAGGCAACCTCCAACATCTGCTCAAACGAGGCGCTGGTGGCGGTGGCGGCTGCGATACACCTCGCAACGCTCGGGCCGAAGGGCCTGGCGGAGCTTGGCGAAATCATTCTCAAGAACACGGCCTACCTCAAGAAGCGCCTCTCAGAGGTCGGCGAGGTTCCCTTCGAGGGGCTCTACTTCAAAGACGTGCCAGTACGCTTTGAGATTCCCTACGATGTCATCCACGAGAGGCTCCTTGAGAGGGGAATCCACGGCGGCTACTACCTCGGAAAGCACTTCCCAGAGCTGGGCGAGACAGCGCTCTTCGCGGCGACAGAGACAACGAGGAAGGAGTGGGTTGACAGACTGGTTGAAGCGCTGGGAGAGATAATAAGTGAGGCGGAGCTGTGAGGTGGTGAAGATGTTCAGGCAGGCTAAATGGGATGAGCCAACTATCTTTGAGCTCTCACGCCCCGGAAGGATTGGTTACACCCTTCCAAAGCCCATTGAGGAGGTTGAGGTTGAAATCCCTGAGAAGCTCAGGAGAACGAGCCCGCTCAAGCTCCCTGAGCTGAGCGAGCCCGAGGTGGTCAAGCACTATACGAGACTTAGCGAGATGAACTACGGCGTTGACTCCGGAATCTACCCGCTCGGCTCGTGCACCATGAAATACAACCCCAAGATAAACGAGGAGATAGCCTCCCACCCTGGTGTCGCCTACGTCCACCCCTACCAGGACGAACGGACAGTTCAGGGAGCGCTCAGGATAATGTGGGAGCTGGAGCAGTGGCTGAAGGAAATAACCGGCATGGACCGCTTCACCCTTCAGCCTGCCGCTGGGGCGAACGGTGAATTCACCGGCGTTTCGATAATCCGCGCCTACCACCTCGATCGCGGGGAAGTTCAGAGGGACGAGATGCTGGTTCCGGATTCAGCGCACGGAACCAACCCGGCAAGTGCGGCCATGGCCGGCTTCAAGGTTATTGAGATACCCTCCAACGAGAACGGTACGGTTGATCTGGAAGCCCTTGAGAACGCTGTGAGCGAGAGGACTGCCGGCTTAATGCTCACAAACCCAAACACCCTCGGCATCTTCGAGGACGAGATACTGGAGATAGCGAAGATAGTTCACAAAGCTGGAGGCCTGCTTTACTACGACGGAGCGAACCTCAACGCGGTCCTCGGAAAGATAAGGCCGGGTGATATGGGCTTTGACATAGTCCACCTCAACCTCCACAAGACCTTCTCGACTCCACATGGCGGTGGCGGCCCCGGAAGCGGGCCCGTCGGCGTTAAGGACTTCCTCAAGGATTACCTGCCAGTCCCACTGGTGAGCTACGACGAAGAAAACGACCGCTACTACCTCGACTACAACGTGCCGAAGAGCATCGGCAAGGTCAAAGAGCTTTACGGGAACTTTGCCGTCATCGTCAGGGCCCTGACTTACCTCAAGATAATGGGGAAGGAAGGCCTGAGAGAGGTCAGCGAGGTCGCTGTCCTCAACGCAAACTACCTCACCCAGAAGCTGAAGGGAACCCGTGGCTATGAGTTGCCGGGTAAAGAACTGAGGAAGCACGAGACCGTCTTTTCAGCCGAGCCCATGAAGAAGGAGACCGGTGTCACTGCGATGGACGTCGCCAAGAGGCTCCTCGACTTTGGAATGCACGCTCCAACGGTTTACTTCCCGCTGATTGTTCACGAGGCTCTCATGATAGAGCCGACCGAAACTGTTAGCAAAGAAGAGCTCGACGCCTACGTCGAGGCCCTCAAGAGGATAAGCGAAGAGGCCTACAGCAACCCTGAGGTTGTGAAGAGCGCCCCGCACAACACAGCAGTGAAGAGGGTTGACGACGTTTTAGCTGCGAAGAAGCCGGTAATAACTTGGCGCATGTACAGGGAGCTCAAGAAGAAGGGCGAGATCGATTATTGACTTTTATCTTTTTGTGGGGTCAGCCAGTGCCAGTCTCTTCATCCGGTAGCGAATCCGACCGGTAAACGCTCTTCATTCCCCTCTCTTCTTTTGGCGGTTGCTTTTTAAAAGGTTCTCCCAAAGTTCCCCCGGCCGATGACGAGCGTTAGCCACGCTGAGCGGTGAGGAAAAGAGGGTTAGCTGAGGCTTTAGTAGAGCTTTCCATTCTCCTCCCTGAGTTTCTCGCGCTTTTTTCAACTTTCTTTTCATCTTCAAAAAGTTTAGGCTTTTTAATTTTTTGAATTTTTGAAAAGGTGCTCTTTATAAAAATTTGAAAAATCAGAGGTACTTCCTCAGGAACTCCCCCACTTTTTTCTTCCACTCCTCAGGATGGAGCTTGAGCGTCCTTACGTGAGGAGCGTCGGTGACCCAGAGCTCGACGTCCGGGTTTATGGTTTTGTTGCGCTCGTAGAACTCCCGAACCTCTTCTACCGTGACGAGCGGGTCTTTCTCTCCGGCTATTAGGAGGAGCGGTTTCCTTGCTTTGTCGGCATAACTTATCGGGTGGACTTCCTTCCCGCCACTAAAAAGCTTCGTGAAGGGCTTGACGAAGACGTGGAGCCACTCAGGAAGGCCGACGAAGTACTTGAGGCCCCTTGCACTGGTCTTATCGAGATCCATGGGCGGTGAATCTGCGACGCCGCAGCAGACCTCCTCAATCTCTGCGAGGGAGCGTATGGTGAGCATCGCGCCCATCGAGAAACCTACGAGGGCTATTCTCTTCGCTTCCTCCGGGTGGTTTTCCTTCAGCCACCTCACGGCCGCCCTAACGTCCGCAATCTCCTTATCGCTGACCGTCGTGTACTTCCCCTTACTCCTTCCATGCGCCCTGAAGTCAAAGACGAGGACATTGTAGCCCTCTTTGAGGAGGAACTCAACGGTCGGCTTCATGTAGAGCTCGTACCACCTGCTTGCCGTGTAGCCGTGGAGTGGGATGACAGTTTTATCGCTCCCGTTTGAGATCCACCAGCCGCTGAGCTTTAGCCCGTCCTCGGTCTCAAATGTGATATCCTCATAATCGAAGCCGAGGTCTTTCGGCGTCCAGTCCCCGATGAGCCTCGGCGGCTTCACCATCTTATACCCAACGAAGGCAGAGAAGGTAAGGAAGAGGAAAATAACAAGAAGTAAGACTTCAATGATCATTTTCCACTCACCTCAAGTTCCTTCATGCTCCATATGAGAGGCATGGCTATGAGCACCAGCACCGCTCCGATGGGGAAGAGGATGCGGTAGTTGTCGTCCGCGAGGTCAACTATGGCCCCTCCTATCGTGCCGGCAAGAAGGACGGGCAGTGAGCGGGTGGCCTCGAAGAAGCCGTAGTAGCGGCCTGTAAATGCCTCCCTCTCAAACTTAGTGAGCAGATCGCCGATGACGGGATAAGAGGCCGCCATCAGGATTCCCCAGCCAATTCCCGCTATCCCGAGGGCAACTACTATCTCCTTCTGGCTCGTTATGAACCAGCCCCAGAGCTGTGGAATGGCAAAGACGAGGCCGCCGAGGATTATGCTCAGCCTCCTGCCAATCTTGTCGTAGATCATGCCGCCGGGGAGTGACCCCACGAGCACGGTCACGTTGAAGAGGGCCATTAGATACAGACCGAGGGATGTAACTGCCTTGATGTTCTCCTGGCTCGCTGAGCCTTTGAGAATGTACGCAAGGATCCCGTAGAGGAATATTGCTATGAACTCAAAACTCATCCACCAGAGGGTTTGTGCGGTGTAAAACTTGAGGAAGTCGCGCTTTTTGACTATGCTGGCCAGGTATTCCCAAAGGCTCTCCTCGTCATCAATTTCCGGCGCTTTGGGTTCTCGGATAACGAAGTAAACGAAGAGAGCGGCTCCAATAAGGAATATCGCAGTTATTATAAACGGTATCTTAAGGTACGGCGTCTGGACGAGCGCCTTTATTCCTTCACTTTCGCCTGTCTCGGCCACGGCCTTGGCGATGAGAAAAGCCGCCAGTCCGAAGAGGAACAGGTTGCCCGCCCATTCGAAGAGCGTAATGATCCCGCTCGCCTTTCCGCGCTGTCCGCTCTCGACCGTATCAGGCATCAGCGCACGGTACTGGGCGGTATAGGTGTGCATCGAGAGGTAGAAGAAACCGAGGGCCAGAGCAAAACCCCAGAGCGGGACACCCATGGCATAGGCCGTGTAGATCATCAGTGCAGCAATCCCGGCGAGGAGGCCCCCGAGCATTATAAACGGCCTTCTCCTGCCGTATTTCGATCTGAGGGTATCGCTGTAATACCCCAGCAGAACTGGCACGAACAGGCCGATGAGGCCCTCAGCGGCCAGTATGGTCCCCTTAACAAAGGCGGACTCCGTGTAGCTCGACAGTAGCGGAAAAGACAGGCCTTTGTTGAGGGCCCACCCAACGCTTCTGCTGAAGCCGAGCAGAGCAAGTCCAAGCACAACACCCCAACTGAAGCCCTTCCTCTCCATCATTCACACCCCCTTATTCTGCCGTGTTTATGTCAAAGAGACGTTTTTACGTTTCCAGTTCAAACGACAAAAATAAAAGGAAAGGTCAGTCCATGTCCGGCACGTAGTCGAGGGCATTGCCCTTAGTTCTGACAATGTCGCCCCTCCTGACGAACTGCATCGTTATCGCCGCCAGTATGAAGAACACCATTGCAAACGGAAGGAGCGTTTTGTAGCCTATGAGGTCGAGAAAGGCTCCCGCCAGGGGAGGTGCGACAAGGTTGGCAGCCTGACTGAAAAAGTAATAGAGCCCGGTGTAACCGCCGAGCTTCTCCTCCGTCGTCATGTCGACTACCATTGGCAGGGAGTTCACGTTGACCATCGCCCAACCTATTCCCGCAACAAAGAACAGGGCCATGAACTCCATGACGACTGGGTCAGATAGGGACGGACTCTGGGGCTGGTGGGTTTCACCCAAAAAGTATGCCCCGAGTACCACGAGGGAGATAAGTATCAGGCCCGCGGTTATGGTTCTCTTCCTCCCTATTCTCGCCCCGAGAAAGCCCGCGGGTATCGCGGATATCATGAAGCTGAGCGACACTGCGCCGAGCAGGAAGGCCCCGGTGCTCTCGATCCTCCTTGTGAACTCAGTCTCAGCGGCACCCACCGGGATCCTGAACAGGTGGTACTTGAAGTAGCTGGTAAAAAAGGTCTCCAGGGAGTT contains:
- the gcvPA gene encoding aminomethyl-transferring glycine dehydrogenase subunit GcvPA; the protein is MGRHYIPNSAHKEEMLKEIGFSSIEDLFSDVPKGMVKEFDLPEGKSEYEVFTEMNEILGKNKTVLEMPSFLGAGTYFHYVPAHVKYIIERSEFLTAYTPYQPEISQGMLQALFEYQSMMAELYGLPIVNSSMYDWGTAIAEAALMTVRLHRGKKKRFLIPKALSPEKKAVIRTYTRGADLEIVEVPWDEKGQLDLEKLKEEVKDSAGVYVEMSNFFGLVEENVREIGEIAHEAGAYFVVGADPTMLGVFEAPGELGADIAVGEASYLGSPMNFGGPRAGVFAVRNDRSLIRQMPGRIIGMTKDADGKRAFVMTLQTREQHIRRAKATSNICSNEALVAVAAAIHLATLGPKGLAELGEIILKNTAYLKKRLSEVGEVPFEGLYFKDVPVRFEIPYDVIHERLLERGIHGGYYLGKHFPELGETALFAATETTRKEWVDRLVEALGEIISEAEL
- the gcvPB gene encoding aminomethyl-transferring glycine dehydrogenase subunit GcvPB → MFRQAKWDEPTIFELSRPGRIGYTLPKPIEEVEVEIPEKLRRTSPLKLPELSEPEVVKHYTRLSEMNYGVDSGIYPLGSCTMKYNPKINEEIASHPGVAYVHPYQDERTVQGALRIMWELEQWLKEITGMDRFTLQPAAGANGEFTGVSIIRAYHLDRGEVQRDEMLVPDSAHGTNPASAAMAGFKVIEIPSNENGTVDLEALENAVSERTAGLMLTNPNTLGIFEDEILEIAKIVHKAGGLLYYDGANLNAVLGKIRPGDMGFDIVHLNLHKTFSTPHGGGGPGSGPVGVKDFLKDYLPVPLVSYDEENDRYYLDYNVPKSIGKVKELYGNFAVIVRALTYLKIMGKEGLREVSEVAVLNANYLTQKLKGTRGYELPGKELRKHETVFSAEPMKKETGVTAMDVAKRLLDFGMHAPTVYFPLIVHEALMIEPTETVSKEELDAYVEALKRISEEAYSNPEVVKSAPHNTAVKRVDDVLAAKKPVITWRMYRELKKKGEIDY
- a CDS encoding alpha/beta hydrolase; the protein is MIIEVLLLVIFLFLTFSAFVGYKMVKPPRLIGDWTPKDLGFDYEDITFETEDGLKLSGWWISNGSDKTVIPLHGYTASRWYELYMKPTVEFLLKEGYNVLVFDFRAHGRSKGKYTTVSDKEIADVRAAVRWLKENHPEEAKRIALVGFSMGAMLTIRSLAEIEEVCCGVADSPPMDLDKTSARGLKYFVGLPEWLHVFVKPFTKLFSGGKEVHPISYADKARKPLLLIAGEKDPLVTVEEVREFYERNKTINPDVELWVTDAPHVRTLKLHPEEWKKKVGEFLRKYL
- a CDS encoding MFS transporter — translated: MERKGFSWGVVLGLALLGFSRSVGWALNKGLSFPLLSSYTESAFVKGTILAAEGLIGLFVPVLLGYYSDTLRSKYGRRRPFIMLGGLLAGIAALMIYTAYAMGVPLWGFALALGFFYLSMHTYTAQYRALMPDTVESGQRGKASGIITLFEWAGNLFLFGLAAFLIAKAVAETGESEGIKALVQTPYLKIPFIITAIFLIGAALFVYFVIREPKAPEIDDEESLWEYLASIVKKRDFLKFYTAQTLWWMSFEFIAIFLYGILAYILKGSASQENIKAVTSLGLYLMALFNVTVLVGSLPGGMIYDKIGRRLSIILGGLVFAIPQLWGWFITSQKEIVVALGIAGIGWGILMAASYPVIGDLLTKFEREAFTGRYYGFFEATRSLPVLLAGTIGGAIVDLADDNYRILFPIGAVLVLIAMPLIWSMKELEVSGK